A window from Fragaria vesca subsp. vesca linkage group LG5, FraVesHawaii_1.0, whole genome shotgun sequence encodes these proteins:
- the LOC101293402 gene encoding MADS-box transcription factor PHERES 1-like, with protein sequence MTFRNMDPQRNKQQLSSSKSDRKKVRDRKKNVFKKAEELSKLCGVDVCLILYQRQSNIAETWPQDPEQVKRIVAGYKANPAIRDASLPSSEIKGLKESRARESDGGHWIKGLKESRARKSSREMLYPTWDDRLDYCTEKELIRLVASLDAKLEASTKRIDSLSRKSSKSGALDHHPMVNSNLNSVPFREINDLRRSSRNYIPSMQLKRSSNMQYPI encoded by the coding sequence ATGACTTTCAGAAATATGGACCCTCAACGAAACAAACAACAATTATCGTCAAGCAAGAGTGATCGTAAAAAGGTTCGGGATCGAAAGAAGAATGTGTTCAAGAAAGCCGAGGAGCTTTCGAAACTTTGTGGTGTTGATGTATGCTTGATCCTCTACCAACGTCAAAGCAATATAGCAGAGACTTGGCCCCAAGATCCTGAACAAGTCAAACGCATTGTTGCTGGGTACAAGGCAAACCCAGCAATCAGAGATGCTAGCCTTCCTTCATCTGAGATAAAGGGTTTGAAAGAATCTAGGGCTCGAGAGTCAGATGGTGGTCATTGGATAAAGGGTTTGAAAGAATCTAGGGCTCGAAAGTCATCTAGGGAGATGTTGTACCCGACATGGGATGATAGATTAGATTACTGTACTGAGAAAGAACTGATTAGACTGGTGGCTTCCTTGGATGCAAAGCTAGAAGCTTCAACAAAGAGGATTGATTCACTATCGAGGAAAAGCAGCAAAAGTGGTGCACTTGATCATCATCCCATGGTGAATTCGAACTTGAACTCTGTTCCTTTTCGTGAGATTAATGATCTTCGAAGATCATCCAGAAATTATATTCCAAGCATGCAATTGAAGAGGTCTTCTAATATGCAATACCCGATATGA
- the LOC101300149 gene encoding uncharacterized protein LOC101300149 translates to MASANILSMAKPSPQENGKGFVEFSSTLRNTSANCLQFGRKNSDDSVSVVAFHSSPAQQMVSKAVASKRTIACSALQESSTSTVAAETKEVKAAPAKPKAPAKAPVKPLPQMMEEDIIPSLKAILETPQNQLSDIELFFEDNKLEGSFLKKGNSYSFWAFFPNGDLTGPKGFSLSSYGLGASTVEPFLVDEKKITARHIIFWVEKRLAAQGIIPVWKD, encoded by the exons ATGGCTTCGGCTAATATTCTTTCTATGGCCAAACCATCTCCTCAG GAAAATGGGAAGGGGTTTGTAGAATTCTCAAGTACTCTGCGCAACACATCAGCTAATTGCCTTCAGTTTGGAAGGAAGAACTCCGATGATTCTGTCTCTGTTGTTGCCTTCCATAGTTCCCCTGCT CAGCAAATGGTAAGTAAAGCGGTAGCATCTAAAAGAACTATCGCCTGCTCTGCTCTGCAAGAATCATCTACTTCCACTG TTGCTGCTGAAACGAAAGAAGTGAAAGCAGCTCCAGCAAAGCCTAAAGCTCCGGCAAAAGCTCCAGTCAAGCCGTTACCTCAAATGATGGAAGAGGATATAATCCCATCGCTGAAAGCAATACTCGAAACTCCTCAAAATCAGCTCTCTGATATTGAGCTATTTTTTGAAGACAACAAG CTTGAAGGTTCGTTTCTGAAGAAGGGCAATTCATATTCATTTTGGGCATTCTTTCCCAACGGAGACCTCACAG GTCCAAAAGGCTTTTCTTTATCTTCCTACGGCTTAGGAGCAAGCACTGTCGAACCTTTTCTCGTTGATGAGAAGAAGATTACGGCAAGACACATTATCTTTTGGGTTGAAAAGCGTTTGGCAGCTCAAGGAATCATTCCTGTGTGGAAAGACTAA